In one window of Tachypleus tridentatus isolate NWPU-2018 chromosome 2, ASM421037v1, whole genome shotgun sequence DNA:
- the LOC143237595 gene encoding uncharacterized protein LOC143237595 has product MGISKLHRTGRILFLVVVLNFFVLESRGQFFTKISKVVPRLGRRAAPYMASRSTFDIARSLRHLVTFLRNNDEDGDGKLSLRELLASPLTSVFTAYDQESVYDQMLTNYEDSWADFEDEIVGSKQVPRAIQKE; this is encoded by the exons GACGAATTCTCTTTCTGGTTGTCGTTTTGAACTTCTTCGTCCTGGAATCCAGAGGGCAGTTTTTCACAAAAATAAGTAAAGTGGTACCACGACTAGGAAGGAGAGCAGCCCCTTACATGGCCTCGAGA AGTACTTTTGACATAGCTAGGAGTCTGCGCCACCTGGTGACGTTCTTAAGAAACAATGATGAGGACGGTGATGGAAAGTTATCTTTAAGAGAATTGTTAGCAAGCCCATTGACGAGCGTGTTTACCGCGTACGACCAAGAGTCTGTGTATGATCAGATGCTCACAAACTATGAGG ATTCATGGGCTGATTTCGAAGATGAGATTGTTGGCTCCAAACAGGTACCCAGAGCAATACAAAAGGAATAA